Genomic window ([Empedobacter] haloabium):
CCTGCGCATCCTGGCCGCCCTTCGCGTCGCGGGGCGTGCCGTCGTCCAGCTCCAAGGGGAACTCCTCGGTGGGGAAGCCGAGACGCACGACGGTACCGGAGTGGTCGAGAATCAGCGCGCGGTCCTTGCTGGCGTGTGGGCGCAGCACCCGCCCGGCCATCTGGATGTAGCGGATCAGCGAGCGCGTGGGTCGTGCCAGGATCAGCGTGCGGCACGCTGGGAAGTCCCAGCCCTCCGCGAGGATGCCGACGTTCGATATCACCAGCGTGGCCCCTGCCTCGACGCGCGCCAGAATTGCGCGGCGCTCCTCCTCCTCGGTGTAGCAGTCGATGTGCTCCGCCGCGACGCCGGCACCCAGGAAGCGCTCGACGATGTGCTTGCTGTGCGCGATGTTCGCCGCGAAGCACACGGTCGGCGTGCCGGCGGCCAGGCGCAGCCAGTGCGTCACGATGTCGCCCACCAGCTCCGGCTTGTCGGCGGCGCGGCCGACGTCGGCATCGGTGTAGTCCAGATCCCCGAAGGCGTTACGGGCCTGCTTGATGCCGGTCATGTCTGGCTCGCTGGGGGCGTACACGTCGCAGTCGACCAGGTAGCCGGCCTCGATCAGCTCGGGGATCGTCGCGGCCACCGTCATGTGCTGGAACAGCGGGCCGCTCAGCTCGTCGTAGTGCTTGCCCAGGCCGCGCGCGTACGGCGTGGCGGACAGCCCGATAACTGGCGTGCCCTTGGCGGCCGCCAGCACGGCGCGATACTCGCGCGAACCGGCGACTGTATGCGCCTCGTCGATCAGGATCAGGTCGACGGCCGGCATGCCGCGGCGCGCGATCGTCTGAATGCTGCCCACCAGCACGTTCTCGTACACGCGGGTCGTGTTCTCGCCCTGGATGATGCCGTGCGAGATATCGGCGCGCTGGAAGCGGCGCGAGGTCTGGTCGACCAAGTGCACACGATTGCAAAGGAAGATCACGCGCTTGTGCTTCGCCTTCGCGCCGCGGACCAGGGCCATGCCGATCTCGGTCTTGCCGGAGCCCGTGGGGGAACAAAGCATTTCCCGCGTGATCCCCCCAGCCAAGGCGAGGCGGAGGTTCTGAACAGCTGCAATCTGATACGGCCGGAGCGTCAGGGGACCGGAATCGCCACCAGCCTGGCTGGGCGGGTTTTGGGGGTTAACTCTTCTCTTCTTAGCTGCATCCCAGTTGCTAGCGTAGTCTTCTGAGACGCGCGTCATTGGATAGCAAGGCGCTAGCATGCCGCTATCGGTTTGCATTTCTGCCATGTCCTAGCCTCCTGCTAGCGTTGCGCCAGCTCGGTGTCGATCAAGAAGCCGGACTCGATCAGGAGGGCGAGGTCCAGGCCAGTGATGGATAGCTTTCGCTCCAGGAAAGGGATGTCGTGGGGCACCATGCCGTTGTTCTGGCTAGCGAACAGCCACAACAGCATGAGGTGCCCTTTCGATAAGTCCGGAAGGGAGCAGAACGCGTAATCGTCCAGGATGGCGCGGTGCAGCTTGATCCACGGCGGATTGCGCTTGGCGTAGTGCTGGAACATGTTCCAGTTCTTTACGGCGAGGTGTCGGGCCCTCATGTGCAGCCCCTAGTCTGGCACTGGGCCGGCGCCGCTTTGTTCAAATCCTCGCGCCGGCCACGCAAGATGTAGCGGGCCACACCCTTGTGCACGAGGCCGTCAGGCGCGATAACGTCTTCCCGAACGGTGTAAATGTCCCAGTTCTCGCGCAGCTCCTTGACACGGGTCGCCATG
Coding sequences:
- a CDS encoding DEAD/DEAH box helicase; amino-acid sequence: MAEMQTDSGMLAPCYPMTRVSEDYASNWDAAKKRRVNPQNPPSQAGGDSGPLTLRPYQIAAVQNLRLALAGGITREMLCSPTGSGKTEIGMALVRGAKAKHKRVIFLCNRVHLVDQTSRRFQRADISHGIIQGENTTRVYENVLVGSIQTIARRGMPAVDLILIDEAHTVAGSREYRAVLAAAKGTPVIGLSATPYARGLGKHYDELSGPLFQHMTVAATIPELIEAGYLVDCDVYAPSEPDMTGIKQARNAFGDLDYTDADVGRAADKPELVGDIVTHWLRLAAGTPTVCFAANIAHSKHIVERFLGAGVAAEHIDCYTEEEERRAILARVEAGATLVISNVGILAEGWDFPACRTLILARPTRSLIRYIQMAGRVLRPHASKDRALILDHSGTVVRLGFPTEEFPLELDDGTPRDAKGGQDAQEKPLPKACPSCSYVKTVHKCPVCGFAPERRADVRVQDGDLVPLQKKAKAPKLEKQVVYSQLLALAQEKGRQPGWVAHRYRDYFGVWPRGMEDVPAAPGKEVIGFLKHLQIRAAKRKEASHAGDETSNG